In Ruania zhangjianzhongii, the following proteins share a genomic window:
- a CDS encoding HNH endonuclease signature motif containing protein, giving the protein MVAQPLPLTPGHRLGEGSVLSDLRAIDAGIDRSLLTRAEVLIEWVEENEVPAEPDRWGAALDVGPEARSSTHGDGSGDGSGSGSEASEPNCDELGPRRLRRDLDGLLVSRPVAIAGEGAPMVSDLALVDLAATLRRGVVSATRLVGGVCELAYRLPLIWSRCRGEGVALWRALRVAEKTTLLPWAAAAELDAELVSVLGSCSWAQVDRCVQAALARHTPEPEEAAESTPDDDDDRSDDDDEASDTGTDPAAADDPRDVQVHLGDAGTDPRMLGAGGIGLTGIDGLLDDADALDVEHAIRDLAEQLARAGSTESLGVRRAKALGMLARGEVALPVGDPPSATSTEGTGQTEQPGQTEQPGQGAAFGLPAAPGTPTGPGGTGPGGTGPIGTVPVAPGSRRQVLLVLHLSENAIGGLERVGRCENTLAPVSVDQIKAWCAGAKVKVQPVLDIADHHPVGTYEIPDRIRAQVSYRDTECIFPHCHTPVRSCDLDHVTPYPQGPTCACNLAPLCRRHHRVKTARRWAYVMVHPGSYYWHAPSGATYLVDAHGTHLLPDLTEEGAANRYRHRCPSELAGQRPTSTGVPRGTVNLRTKPPPEPDPPPF; this is encoded by the coding sequence ATGGTCGCACAGCCGCTCCCCCTCACCCCGGGTCACCGCCTGGGAGAGGGCAGTGTGCTGTCAGACCTGCGAGCGATCGACGCGGGGATCGACCGCTCGTTGTTGACCAGGGCCGAGGTGCTCATCGAGTGGGTGGAAGAGAACGAGGTTCCTGCCGAGCCAGACCGTTGGGGAGCAGCGTTGGACGTCGGTCCCGAGGCTCGCAGCAGCACCCACGGCGACGGCAGCGGCGACGGCAGCGGCAGCGGCAGCGAAGCCTCGGAGCCAAACTGTGATGAGCTGGGGCCGCGGCGCCTGCGCCGCGACCTGGACGGTCTCCTGGTCTCGCGACCGGTGGCGATCGCCGGTGAGGGTGCGCCGATGGTCTCCGACCTGGCGTTGGTGGACCTTGCGGCCACGCTGCGCCGCGGTGTGGTCTCGGCGACCCGGCTGGTCGGTGGGGTCTGCGAGCTCGCCTACCGTCTGCCCCTCATCTGGTCTCGGTGCCGTGGCGAAGGGGTGGCGTTGTGGCGAGCACTGCGGGTGGCGGAGAAGACCACACTCCTCCCCTGGGCTGCCGCTGCGGAGCTCGATGCCGAACTCGTCAGCGTGCTCGGGTCCTGCTCCTGGGCGCAGGTAGACCGCTGCGTGCAGGCAGCCCTGGCCCGGCACACTCCCGAGCCCGAGGAAGCGGCGGAGTCCACGCCTGACGACGATGACGACAGGTCCGACGATGACGACGAGGCCAGCGACACCGGTACGGACCCCGCCGCCGCGGACGACCCGCGTGATGTACAGGTCCACCTGGGCGACGCCGGCACCGACCCAAGGATGCTGGGTGCCGGCGGTATCGGGCTGACCGGAATCGACGGGCTCCTCGACGACGCTGATGCGCTCGATGTCGAGCATGCGATCCGGGATCTGGCTGAGCAGCTGGCGCGGGCGGGGTCGACGGAATCGTTGGGGGTGCGGCGGGCGAAGGCGTTGGGGATGCTCGCCCGCGGTGAGGTGGCGCTACCGGTCGGCGACCCGCCCAGCGCCACCAGCACCGAGGGCACCGGCCAGACCGAGCAGCCCGGCCAGACCGAGCAGCCCGGCCAGGGTGCGGCGTTTGGCCTACCCGCGGCCCCCGGAACGCCTACCGGCCCGGGCGGTACCGGCCCGGGCGGTACGGGCCCGATCGGTACTGTGCCGGTTGCGCCGGGTTCGCGTCGGCAGGTGCTGCTGGTGCTGCACCTGAGCGAGAACGCGATCGGTGGCCTGGAGCGGGTGGGACGGTGTGAGAACACCCTCGCCCCAGTCAGTGTGGACCAGATCAAGGCCTGGTGCGCCGGAGCCAAGGTCAAGGTCCAGCCCGTCCTGGATATCGCCGACCACCACCCCGTAGGCACCTACGAGATCCCCGACCGGATCCGAGCCCAAGTCTCCTACCGCGACACCGAGTGCATCTTCCCGCACTGCCACACCCCGGTACGCTCCTGCGACCTGGACCACGTCACCCCCTACCCCCAGGGTCCGACCTGCGCCTGCAACCTCGCGCCGTTATGCCGCCGCCATCACCGGGTCAAGACCGCCCGCCGCTGGGCCTACGTGATGGTCCACCCCGGCAGCTACTACTGGCACGCCCCGTCAGGAGCCACCTACCTCGTCGATGCCCACGGCACCCACCTCCTCCCCGACCTCACCGAAGAAGGCGCCGCCAACCGCTACCGACACCGCTGCCCCAGCGAACTCGCCGGGCAACGACCTACTAGTACGGGTGTGCCGCGAGGCACAGTGAACCTGCGGACAAAGCCGCCACCGGAACCTGATCCGCCCCCGTTCTGA
- a CDS encoding HAD family hydrolase: MPHTSPTPLPGGALFDLDGTLIDSEPQWQIAQTRLAENAGVTWMEADFRATIGQPMPRWASILSDRGVPGTIEEIIGDAVEFVTEQIRTRMPWLPGARELLTSVAAAGVPCALVTNNAAASATLVAEAAGVFGAVVSSADVTDPKPHPEPYLRAADQLGVDPRRSIAFEDSTAGATSAHRAGMPVWFLAGHTSDPQVPVARRLTSLTEVSVDDVLAALLEDRSGTATAVPGDR; encoded by the coding sequence GTGCCCCACACCTCCCCCACGCCCTTACCCGGCGGCGCGCTGTTCGACCTGGACGGCACGCTGATCGACAGCGAGCCGCAGTGGCAGATTGCCCAGACTCGACTCGCCGAGAATGCCGGAGTCACCTGGATGGAAGCGGACTTCCGCGCCACGATCGGTCAACCGATGCCCCGGTGGGCGAGCATTCTTTCCGACCGCGGAGTCCCGGGCACCATCGAGGAGATCATCGGCGACGCCGTGGAGTTCGTCACCGAACAGATCCGCACCCGGATGCCCTGGCTGCCCGGCGCCCGAGAGCTGCTCACCAGCGTTGCCGCAGCTGGCGTGCCGTGTGCTCTGGTCACCAATAACGCTGCCGCGAGCGCCACGCTGGTGGCTGAAGCCGCCGGGGTCTTCGGGGCCGTGGTCTCCTCCGCGGACGTGACCGACCCCAAACCACATCCGGAGCCCTATCTGAGGGCTGCGGACCAGCTCGGTGTGGACCCCAGGCGAAGCATCGCCTTCGAGGACTCGACTGCCGGCGCCACCAGCGCTCACCGGGCCGGGATGCCGGTGTGGTTCCTCGCCGGCCACACATCCGACCCGCAAGTCCCGGTGGCCCGCAGGCTCACCTCACTGACCGAGGTGAGCGTCGACGATGTGCTCGCCGCTCTGCTCGAGGATCGGTCCGGGACGGCGACGGCGGTTCCTGGCGATCGCTAA
- a CDS encoding MBL fold metallo-hydrolase, translating to MPDPVKQLSVLECGSAAAGMLRGAILPRRPDRRLLASIADAGLPEADGTVSVRALAQVSRAIPTAAAVEGTFMPRRVGSALTAFVIEHPQARFIVDPGVCLDVEERAIAELPRVLQMVVRPRPRPVPTLTALHQAGAGALDFALPTHAHWDHVCGVLDLPGLPVYLHRIEHQWINSGPVAPAGGVRDALRDRSIVEFDLDGPPVLTFTASHDLFGDGTVVLVDLAGHTPGSIGILAQTRSGRVLLAGDAAWHSLQIEKIRQKASFPGNFVDHDREATFRMLHRLHLASQTVTVVPTHDHAAVQPLSDRQEPPSPSRTDPRAERRAHRRRSPRSVR from the coding sequence ATGCCAGATCCGGTGAAGCAACTGAGCGTGCTCGAATGTGGGAGTGCGGCAGCCGGGATGCTGCGTGGCGCCATCCTGCCGCGTAGGCCGGATCGCAGGCTCCTGGCATCGATCGCCGATGCCGGGCTACCCGAGGCCGATGGCACGGTGTCGGTGCGTGCTCTTGCCCAGGTGTCGCGGGCGATCCCCACGGCGGCGGCGGTGGAGGGGACGTTCATGCCGCGCCGGGTCGGTAGCGCCCTGACCGCATTCGTGATCGAGCATCCGCAGGCTCGATTCATCGTCGACCCCGGTGTCTGCCTCGATGTCGAAGAACGAGCGATCGCTGAGCTTCCGAGGGTGTTGCAGATGGTGGTGCGCCCGCGCCCACGCCCGGTGCCGACACTGACGGCCTTGCACCAGGCGGGCGCGGGCGCTCTCGACTTCGCTCTACCTACTCACGCGCACTGGGATCACGTCTGCGGTGTGCTGGACCTGCCGGGGTTACCTGTGTACCTGCACCGAATCGAGCACCAGTGGATCAACTCTGGTCCGGTCGCACCAGCCGGTGGGGTGCGCGATGCGTTGCGAGACCGCTCCATCGTCGAGTTCGATCTCGATGGGCCGCCGGTGCTGACCTTCACCGCGAGCCACGATCTGTTCGGTGACGGCACCGTGGTGCTGGTGGACCTCGCCGGACACACGCCGGGAAGCATCGGCATCCTCGCCCAGACGCGTAGCGGTCGCGTGCTGTTGGCGGGGGACGCCGCCTGGCACAGTCTGCAGATCGAGAAGATTCGGCAGAAGGCCAGCTTTCCTGGCAACTTCGTCGATCACGACCGAGAAGCGACCTTCCGGATGCTGCACCGCCTGCATCTGGCCAGCCAGACGGTCACCGTGGTCCCGACCCACGACCACGCAGCGGTCCAGCCGCTTAGCGATCGCCAGGAACCGCCGTCGCCGTCCCGGACCGATCCTCGAGCAGAGCGGCGAGCACATCGTCGACGCTCACCTCGGTCAGTGAGGTGA
- a CDS encoding MerR family transcriptional regulator has product MDGMKIGDAAVTIGVDAHVLRHWESVGLLRPPRSGSGHRCYDAQSLDQARLVRTLRRAGLSLRRIGELRQSGRNARLALIEEERSELQRRIELLTATDRFLAHTLECEHPIIADCPQCSGFTTAESTRLRTKAWPRTA; this is encoded by the coding sequence ATGGACGGTATGAAGATCGGCGACGCCGCGGTGACCATCGGTGTGGACGCCCATGTGCTCAGGCACTGGGAGTCGGTGGGGCTTCTGCGTCCGCCACGCAGCGGGTCCGGTCATCGCTGCTACGACGCGCAGAGCCTGGACCAGGCGCGCCTGGTCCGCACGCTTCGGCGAGCCGGGCTGTCACTACGTCGGATTGGTGAGCTGAGGCAGTCTGGCCGCAATGCTCGATTGGCGCTGATCGAGGAGGAGCGCTCGGAGCTGCAGCGTCGCATCGAACTGCTCACAGCTACCGATCGCTTTCTGGCACACACCCTCGAGTGCGAACACCCGATCATCGCCGATTGTCCGCAGTGTTCTGGTTTCACTACCGCGGAGAGCACGCGGCTGAGAACCAAGGCCTGGCCGAGGACCGCGTGA
- a CDS encoding nitroreductase family deazaflavin-dependent oxidoreductase, translated as MRLPRSIARAPIALYRIGLGGLLGHRFVLLEHRGRRSGRIRQVVLETLGIDTNVIHVVSGYGWSAQWLRNLSADSRVRVTCGWSRPRGARAQILGPVDAVAVLEDYRQRHRLAARALAPALGLPQLASDAPLPVELGERLPVVRLTLRSGSHDRTAHHADSHLPRPDGAAG; from the coding sequence ATGAGGCTTCCGCGCTCGATCGCCCGAGCCCCGATCGCCTTGTACCGGATCGGTCTGGGCGGACTGCTCGGCCATCGGTTCGTGCTCCTCGAACACCGTGGCCGGCGCAGTGGTCGGATCCGCCAGGTGGTGCTGGAAACCCTCGGCATCGATACGAACGTGATCCATGTGGTCTCTGGGTACGGCTGGTCGGCACAGTGGCTGCGGAACCTCAGCGCGGACTCACGGGTGCGGGTGACCTGCGGTTGGTCGCGGCCGCGTGGGGCGCGGGCACAGATCCTCGGACCGGTCGACGCGGTGGCGGTGCTGGAGGACTACCGGCAGCGTCATCGGCTCGCCGCCCGTGCGCTCGCCCCTGCCCTCGGGCTCCCCCAGCTTGCCTCGGACGCGCCACTCCCGGTCGAGCTCGGTGAACGGCTACCCGTCGTGCGGCTCACGCTCCGCAGTGGCAGCCATGACCGCACGGCGCACCACGCCGATAGCCACCTACCCCGCCCGGATGGGGCGGCGGGGTAG
- a CDS encoding AAA family ATPase, whose amino-acid sequence MDLIFLHGPAASGKLTVARELSLLTGLPVFHNHLVVDLLLEVFEFGSPEFVRLREQFWLDTFGAAAGTGRSLIFTFAPEDTVPAGFPDRVVSHVSARGGRVRFAELVLSPAEQERRIENADRQQFRKLASVSTLRRLRAAATSSTERPPTELTIDTEATTPVDAARLLRETFDIASEGRPRGYNVS is encoded by the coding sequence GTGGACCTGATATTCCTGCACGGCCCTGCCGCGTCCGGCAAACTCACCGTCGCGCGCGAGCTGTCGTTGCTGACCGGCCTGCCGGTGTTCCACAACCACCTCGTCGTCGACCTGCTTCTCGAGGTCTTCGAGTTCGGTTCACCCGAGTTCGTCCGCCTGCGCGAGCAGTTCTGGTTGGACACCTTCGGTGCCGCTGCGGGCACAGGGCGGTCGTTGATCTTCACGTTCGCACCGGAGGACACTGTGCCAGCAGGCTTCCCCGACCGAGTGGTCTCGCACGTCAGCGCTCGTGGAGGACGGGTACGTTTCGCGGAGTTGGTGCTGTCACCGGCCGAGCAGGAACGGCGAATTGAGAACGCCGACCGTCAGCAGTTCCGCAAGCTCGCAAGCGTGAGTACGCTGCGGCGTCTCCGCGCAGCAGCCACCTCCAGCACAGAGCGGCCTCCAACGGAGCTGACCATCGATACCGAGGCCACCACGCCGGTGGACGCGGCGCGCCTCTTGCGCGAGACCTTCGATATTGCCTCCGAGGGACGACCGCGAGGGTACAACGTCTCCTAG
- a CDS encoding DNA polymerase Y family protein: protein MTASVAVETGAQPAVTRLVVLWVPDWPVVAAMNEGLAGAHQPVALYDGRGVAAVSAQARAQGVHRGMRRRSAQAICPELVLVGVDEGRDVRAFEPVVQAIEEVAPHVTPMRPGLVLTGARGPTRYLGSEEQVAERFVGAAAEAGAEAQVGVADGLLAAVLAARADRVVAPGTSAAFLAGRDVRELIHVTSTRQSRAEMTEFTGVLRRLGLPTLGGLAELPSRQVHARFGGLGELAQRLARGLDAHPPRPVRSEPDLTSAADLDPPANRLDVAAFAARRLAEELHQRMVRRGVLCGLLRVFARTSEGGELDRAWRIDGALSASELTDRVRWQLDGWLSGRSGRPPSAPLTHLALTAEEVMPAATVQEGLWGRSGRGERQAGRAALRIQGLLGADGVLAPVAEGGRSPRDRIRLVAWGDELSPVRDPNAPWPGQIPRPLPARVPTDPVQVQLLGADGEPVQVDERGRLSGTPSTVLDVAPLPGERGAPGVPGAPGAPGVPGAPGAPGVPGTSGASSRRLEVTGWAGPWPVVERWWTGKADRHYLQVTGAGHALLLAEDRDGWWIEGVYD from the coding sequence ATGACTGCGAGCGTGGCAGTCGAGACCGGAGCACAGCCTGCGGTCACTCGTCTGGTGGTGCTGTGGGTTCCGGACTGGCCGGTGGTCGCTGCGATGAACGAGGGGCTCGCCGGAGCGCACCAGCCGGTGGCACTGTATGACGGACGCGGGGTGGCTGCCGTATCCGCGCAGGCACGGGCGCAGGGGGTGCACCGGGGGATGCGGCGGCGTAGTGCGCAGGCGATCTGTCCGGAGCTGGTGCTGGTCGGTGTGGACGAAGGGCGCGATGTGCGTGCTTTCGAGCCGGTGGTCCAGGCGATCGAGGAGGTTGCCCCACACGTGACGCCGATGCGCCCGGGACTGGTGCTGACCGGTGCGCGCGGACCGACCCGGTACCTCGGCAGTGAGGAGCAGGTGGCCGAGCGATTCGTCGGCGCCGCAGCAGAGGCCGGTGCCGAGGCCCAGGTGGGAGTGGCCGACGGGCTGCTCGCCGCTGTGCTGGCCGCGCGTGCGGACAGGGTGGTGGCCCCTGGCACCTCGGCGGCGTTCCTTGCCGGACGGGATGTGCGTGAGCTGATCCATGTCACCAGCACCCGCCAGTCGCGAGCCGAGATGACCGAGTTCACCGGGGTGCTGCGGCGGCTGGGGCTGCCTACCCTCGGCGGGCTGGCGGAGCTTCCCAGCCGGCAGGTGCACGCCCGCTTCGGCGGGCTCGGTGAGCTGGCTCAGCGGCTGGCCAGGGGGTTGGACGCGCACCCGCCGCGCCCGGTCCGCTCGGAGCCGGACCTGACCAGTGCCGCCGATCTGGACCCGCCGGCGAACCGGCTGGACGTGGCGGCGTTCGCGGCCCGTCGGCTCGCCGAGGAGCTGCACCAGCGGATGGTGCGTCGCGGTGTGCTGTGCGGACTGCTCCGCGTCTTCGCCCGCACCTCCGAAGGGGGTGAGCTGGACCGGGCCTGGCGCATCGACGGGGCGCTGAGTGCTTCTGAGCTCACCGATCGGGTGCGCTGGCAGCTCGATGGCTGGCTGAGCGGTCGCAGCGGCCGCCCGCCCAGTGCGCCGCTGACCCATCTGGCGCTGACCGCTGAGGAGGTGATGCCGGCGGCCACAGTGCAGGAGGGACTCTGGGGGCGCAGTGGCCGCGGGGAGCGACAGGCAGGCCGTGCGGCACTGCGGATCCAGGGGCTGCTCGGTGCCGACGGGGTGCTCGCCCCAGTGGCCGAAGGGGGGCGCAGCCCACGGGACCGGATCAGGCTGGTGGCCTGGGGGGACGAGCTGAGCCCGGTGCGCGATCCGAACGCCCCCTGGCCCGGGCAGATCCCGCGGCCGTTGCCGGCGCGGGTGCCGACCGACCCGGTGCAGGTGCAGCTTCTCGGTGCCGATGGCGAGCCGGTGCAGGTAGACGAGCGCGGCCGGCTGAGCGGTACGCCGAGCACAGTGCTGGATGTGGCGCCTCTCCCCGGAGAGAGGGGTGCGCCAGGTGTGCCAGGTGCGCCGGGCGCGCCAGGTGTGCCAGGTGCGCCGGGCGCGCCAGGCGTGCCGGGAACGTCCGGCGCGTCCTCCCGACGACTTGAGGTGACGGGGTGGGCCGGGCCGTGGCCGGTGGTCGAGCGATGGTGGACCGGGAAGGCAGACCGGCACTACCTGCAGGTGACCGGAGCCGGCCACGCGCTCCTGCTTGCCGAGGACCGGGACGGCTGGTGGATCGAGGGGGTCTACGACTAG
- a CDS encoding YbhB/YbcL family Raf kinase inhibitor-like protein gives MDLQRPLPPHPLEALPQAPTMSLTSTDITDGARLDPRHAAAGENISPQLSWSGAPENTQGYLLSCFDPDAPTPSGYWHWTVVDLDSAITSLEQGEGQSDLTLPGAGFHLRSDGGEFGYEGAAPPAGDREHRYVFTIHALDVPTLELEPEHTPTKAHFMGLFHTLARGVITVTYQL, from the coding sequence ATGGATCTCCAGCGTCCGCTGCCCCCACATCCCCTTGAGGCTCTCCCCCAGGCGCCGACGATGTCGCTGACCAGCACCGACATCACCGATGGTGCTCGGCTGGATCCGCGGCACGCGGCCGCAGGTGAGAACATCTCCCCGCAGCTGAGCTGGTCCGGTGCCCCGGAGAACACCCAGGGCTACCTACTCTCCTGTTTCGATCCCGATGCCCCCACCCCTTCGGGGTACTGGCACTGGACCGTGGTGGACCTGGACTCCGCGATCACCTCGCTGGAGCAGGGCGAGGGGCAGAGCGACCTCACCCTTCCGGGAGCGGGCTTCCACCTGAGGTCCGACGGCGGAGAGTTCGGTTACGAGGGAGCGGCACCTCCCGCTGGGGATCGGGAGCACCGGTACGTGTTCACCATCCACGCCCTGGACGTGCCCACCCTCGAGCTGGAGCCCGAACACACCCCCACCAAGGCGCACTTCATGGGCTTGTTCCACACGCTGGCTCGCGGTGTGATCACCGTGACCTACCAGCTGTGA
- a CDS encoding YbaK/EbsC family protein: MRYGTLTWQPVLDHLELVADPVRTALETWAQNETDAVKQVLVAEIDPELAETAAMTETYQLPLVDSANCVLVAGKRGGEERLAAAVVRATTRADVNSRIKRLLDVRKASFLPMDRAVADTAMAYGGITPIGLPEHYRLLLDAATTTGPAIIGSGIRGSKILLPGEILARLPGAEVIEDLAIEA; this comes from the coding sequence ATGCGGTACGGCACCCTCACCTGGCAGCCCGTTCTGGACCACCTCGAACTGGTCGCCGACCCGGTGCGCACCGCCCTGGAGACGTGGGCACAGAACGAAACCGACGCCGTCAAGCAGGTTCTGGTGGCTGAGATCGACCCCGAGCTGGCCGAGACGGCGGCGATGACCGAGACCTACCAGCTACCGCTGGTGGACTCGGCGAACTGCGTACTGGTGGCGGGCAAACGGGGCGGCGAAGAACGACTGGCGGCCGCCGTCGTCCGCGCCACCACCCGAGCGGACGTGAACTCGAGGATCAAGCGACTCCTGGACGTGCGCAAAGCCTCGTTCCTGCCGATGGACCGGGCGGTGGCGGATACCGCGATGGCCTACGGCGGGATCACCCCGATCGGACTACCGGAGCACTACCGTCTGCTACTGGATGCGGCCACCACCACCGGGCCGGCGATCATCGGCAGCGGGATCCGGGGGTCGAAGATCCTGCTGCCCGGTGAGATCCTGGCCCGCCTGCCCGGTGCCGAGGTGATCGAGGACCTGGCGATCGAGGCCTGA
- a CDS encoding dihydrodipicolinate synthase family protein: protein MSTSDVHAQLAGPVVIPAHPLALDAQGRFDEQAQRALTRYYLDAGAHGLAVGVHTTQFELHDDQGQLAAVWALAAEQRSHAGTDPVLVAGLVGDTAQAVAEAEAARELGYHAALLSPWAMSDRSEDALLERARAVGEVIPTIGFYLQESVGGQHLSRAYWRALFDLDSVVAVKTAPFDRYRTGDVVQVLLEHDRWDEVALLTGNDDAIVADLVTPTRSGDREIRARGGLLGQWAVGTRAAVAMVASAEQAAAAQTVGMDLLASGSDMVEVNAAVFDVAHDFAGCVPGVNEVLRQQGLLSSARCLSESERLSPGQTELIAGVRQRFGDLLDEEFVAENRDRWLS, encoded by the coding sequence ATGAGTACATCTGACGTGCACGCGCAGCTGGCCGGGCCGGTGGTCATCCCGGCGCATCCGCTGGCGCTGGACGCCCAGGGGCGCTTCGACGAGCAGGCCCAGCGCGCGCTCACCCGGTACTACCTGGACGCCGGTGCGCACGGCCTGGCCGTCGGCGTGCACACCACCCAGTTCGAGCTGCACGACGACCAGGGTCAGCTGGCTGCCGTCTGGGCGCTGGCCGCCGAGCAGCGCAGCCACGCCGGTACCGACCCGGTGCTGGTGGCGGGCCTGGTGGGCGACACCGCTCAGGCCGTCGCCGAGGCCGAGGCCGCCCGGGAGCTGGGCTATCACGCCGCGCTGCTCAGCCCGTGGGCGATGTCCGACCGCAGCGAGGATGCCCTGCTCGAACGCGCCCGGGCGGTCGGTGAGGTGATCCCGACGATCGGCTTCTACCTGCAGGAGAGCGTGGGTGGCCAGCACCTGAGCCGCGCCTACTGGCGCGCTCTGTTCGATCTGGACTCGGTGGTGGCGGTCAAGACGGCGCCGTTCGACCGGTACCGCACCGGCGATGTGGTGCAGGTGCTGCTCGAGCACGACCGCTGGGACGAGGTGGCACTGCTCACCGGCAACGACGACGCGATCGTGGCCGATCTGGTCACCCCCACCAGGTCCGGCGACCGGGAGATCCGCGCCCGCGGCGGCCTGCTCGGGCAGTGGGCGGTCGGTACCCGAGCCGCAGTGGCGATGGTGGCCAGCGCCGAGCAGGCCGCGGCTGCGCAGACGGTGGGGATGGACCTGCTCGCCTCCGGCAGCGACATGGTGGAGGTCAACGCTGCCGTGTTCGACGTCGCGCACGACTTCGCCGGCTGCGTGCCCGGGGTGAACGAGGTGCTGCGCCAGCAGGGGCTGCTCAGCTCGGCGCGCTGCCTGTCCGAGTCCGAACGGCTCTCCCCGGGGCAGACCGAGCTGATCGCCGGCGTGCGGCAGCGGTTCGGCGATCTGCTGGACGAGGAGTTCGTTGCCGAGAACCGCGACCGCTGGCTCAGCTGA
- a CDS encoding NAD-dependent epimerase/dehydratase family protein produces the protein MKPIEMPTDETTLEELLSRPGDGVGEALAALGGDIVLLGAGGKIGPSMATMARRALDSVGSAARVIAVSRFSDPAGAQRLEEAGVHVHRADLAISESYPDLPDAAAVFYLAAMKFGTSAAEHQTWWSNAAIPVLVADRYRGVPTMVYSTGNVYPLTPVVGGGSVETDTPAPVGEYAQSALARERLFTNAAHRWDTPTTIYRLNYACELRYGVIADIAATMAAGDAVDVTMPAVNVAWQGDINSWALRSIGTAGVPPTVLNATGPETVSVRRIATLLGEEMGVEPTFTGAEAPDALLSDAGACHELFGYPTVQLRSLVRWVGRWVADGGRQLGKATKFQQREGKF, from the coding sequence GTGAAGCCGATCGAGATGCCTACTGACGAGACCACCCTGGAGGAGCTGCTGTCCCGTCCGGGAGACGGCGTCGGCGAGGCGCTGGCCGCCCTGGGTGGTGACATCGTGCTGCTCGGCGCGGGCGGGAAGATCGGTCCGAGCATGGCCACGATGGCCCGCCGCGCGCTGGACTCGGTGGGCTCGGCCGCCCGGGTGATCGCCGTGTCCCGGTTCTCCGACCCGGCCGGTGCCCAGCGGCTGGAGGAGGCCGGTGTGCACGTCCACCGGGCCGACCTCGCGATCAGCGAGTCCTACCCGGATCTGCCCGATGCCGCGGCGGTGTTCTATCTGGCGGCGATGAAGTTCGGCACCTCGGCCGCAGAGCACCAGACCTGGTGGTCGAATGCCGCCATCCCGGTGCTGGTGGCCGACCGCTATCGCGGTGTGCCAACGATGGTCTACTCCACCGGCAACGTCTACCCGCTCACCCCGGTGGTCGGTGGCGGGTCGGTTGAGACCGATACGCCGGCACCGGTGGGGGAGTACGCCCAGTCCGCCCTGGCTCGGGAGCGACTGTTCACCAACGCCGCCCACCGCTGGGACACCCCCACCACCATCTACCGGCTGAACTATGCCTGCGAGCTGCGCTACGGCGTCATTGCCGACATCGCCGCGACGATGGCGGCCGGGGATGCGGTGGACGTGACCATGCCGGCGGTGAACGTGGCCTGGCAGGGGGACATCAACTCCTGGGCGCTGCGCTCGATCGGTACGGCCGGCGTACCCCCGACCGTGCTGAACGCCACCGGGCCAGAGACCGTCTCGGTGCGCCGGATCGCCACTCTGCTTGGCGAGGAGATGGGTGTCGAACCCACGTTCACCGGAGCCGAGGCGCCCGATGCCCTGCTCTCCGACGCCGGTGCCTGCCATGAGCTGTTCGGCTACCCCACGGTGCAGCTGCGGTCCCTGGTCCGTTGGGTGGGCCGCTGGGTCGCTGACGGCGGCCGGCAGCTCGGCAAGGCGACGAAGTTTCAGCAGCGAGAGGGGAAGTTCTGA